A genomic region of Arachis hypogaea cultivar Tifrunner chromosome 5, arahy.Tifrunner.gnm2.J5K5, whole genome shotgun sequence contains the following coding sequences:
- the LOC112800781 gene encoding cytochrome P450 84A1: MDTIQKPLLSIANFELQPLYMAAMLVIPLMLLLGLVSRIRRRPPYPPGPKGLPIIGNMLMMEQLTHRGLAKLAKEYGGIFHLRMGFLHMVAISDPDSARQVLQVQDNIFSNRPATIAISYLTYDRADMAFAHYGPFWRQMRKLCVMKLFSRKRQESWESVRDEVDKVVGSVVSNTGKPVNIGELVFNLTKNIIYRAAFGSSSQEGQDEFIKILQEFSKLFGAFNVADFIPFLGGIDPQGLNNRLVEARAALDSFIDGIIDEHVHKVKNNNNNNDHSNNIEESDMVDELLAFYSEEAKLNNEADDLHNSIKLTKDNIKAIIMDVMFGGTETVASAIEWAMAELMRSPEDLKRVQQELAQVVGLDRRVEESDFEKLTYLRCALKETLRLHPPIPLLLHETAEETTVGGYFIPKRARVMINAWAIGRDPSSWEEPETFRPGRFLKAGVPDFKGSNFEFIPFGSGRRSCPGMQLGLYALELAVAHLLHCFTWELPDGMKPSEMDMSDVFGLTAPRATRLVAVPTKRVLCPLS, translated from the exons ATGGATACGATTCAAAAGCCACTACTAAGCATAGCCAACTTTGAGCTCCAACCGCTCTACATGGCCGCCATGCTCGTAATCCCACTGATGTTGCTGCTAGGTTTAGTCTCTAGAATCCGCCGAAGGCCACCGTATCCACCAGGGCCTAAAGGCTTACCCATCATAG GCAACATGCTTATGATGGAACAGTTAACACACCGTGGGCTGGCTAAGCTAGCAAAAGAATACGGCGGAATCTTCCACCTGCGCATGGGGTTCCTCCACATGGTGGCGATTTCCGACCCTGACTCAGCACGCCAAGTCCTCCAAGTCCAAGACAACATCTTCTCCAACCGTCCTGCCACCATAGCCATAAGCTACCTAACCTACGACCGGGCCGACATGGCCTTCGCCCACTACGGCCCCTTCTGGCGCCAGATGCGTAAGCTCTGTGTCATGAAGCTCTTCAGCCGCAAGCGCCAAGAGTCATGGGAGTCCGTCAGAGACGAAGTCGACAAGGTGGTCGGTTCCGTCGTCTCCAACACCGGAAAACCCGTCAACATTGGCGAACTCGTTTTCAACCTTACCAAGAACATCATCTACCGCGCCGCGTTCGGGTCCAGTTCCCAAGAAGGTCAAGACGAGTTCATCAAGATCCTTCAGGAATTCTCGAAGCTTTTTGGAGCTTTCAACGTCGCAGATTTCATCCCTTTCCTTGGTGGAATCGATCCTCAGGGCCTTAACAACAGGCTCGTCGAGGCTCGAGCTGCGTTGGACAGTTTCATTGACGGGATCATCGATGAGCATGTTCACAAGgtaaagaacaacaacaacaacaatgatcaCAGTAATAATATTGAAGAGTCTGATATGGTGGATGAGTTGTTGGCTTTCTACAGCGAGGAGGCCAAGCTAAACAATGAAGCGGACGATCTGCACAACTCTATCAAACTCACAAAGGACAACATCAAAGCCATCATTATG GACGTGATGTTTGGAGGTACAGAGACGGTAGCGTCGGCAATAGAGTGGGCCATGGCAGAACTCATGAGAAGCCCAGAAGATCTGAAGCGGGTTCAACAAGAGCTAGCCCAAGTTGTGGGCCTGGACCGTCGGGTAGAGGAGTCCGACTTCGAGAAGCTCACCTACCTCCGTTGCGCCCTCAAGGAGACCCTCCGCCTCCACCCGCCGATCCCTCTCCTCCTTCACGAAACAGCGGAAGAAACAACCGTCGGGGGCTACTTTATCCCGAAGCGGGCGCGCGTCATGATCAACGCGTGGGCCATAGGAAGGGATCCGAGCAGCTGGGAGGAGCCGGAGACGTTCAGGCCCGGGCGGTTCTTGAAGGCCGGCGTTCCGGACTTCAAGGGAAGCAACTTCGAGTTCATACCGTTCGGATCGGGTCGAAGGTCTTGCCCGGGGATGCAGTTGGGGCTGTACGCGCTTGAGCTGGCGGTGGCCCATCTACTCCACTGCTTCACGTGGGAGCTTCCCGACGGGATGAAGCCGAGCGAGATGGACATGAGCGACGTCTTCGGACTCACCGCTCCCAGAGCCACTCGCCTCGTCGCTGTTCCCACAAAGCGCGTGCTCTGCCCTCTCTCTTAG